The Vicinamibacterales bacterium DNA window CGGAGTTCCGTCCACGGATGCGATCGAGAAGGCCCTTCGCCGTGCCATCGGACGCCGACAGGGGTGAGGTCAGCCTGCACGCACCAGCGTGCCAGACAGCTGCGTGCCCGGCGCTACCGTATTGAACACCGTGCCGTACTTCTTCACGTTCGCGTGCAGCAACTCGAGCCGGTGGTCGGATTCGTCCGTGTCGACGCGGATCTCGTAGTCGATCCGCGCCATGTGCGGCGGTGCGTCGTGCCGGATACCCTGGACCCGCACGTCGACGCCGCGCAACTCGAACTTCAGCATCGGCGCCACCCGTTCGATGCCCTTCAGCATGCACGCCGCGAGCGCCGCCAGGAGCAGTTCCGCAGGGTTGAAGGCATCGTCTCGTCCGGCCAGATCCGTATCGAGCGCTAGCGAGGCCCGCTTGCACGATGCCTCGCTGCCGTGCGCGTCGATGCGTCGCGCGGAGACCTGGTAGGTGAGCGGCGTGCCTGTAGCGCTCATGGTGTGGCGACGGTGCGGAACCAGCCCTCGACCTTCTCCCGCGACGGCACGCCGCCGGCATGCACCAGCTGGCCGTTCACCACTACGCCAGGCGTCCGCATCACGCCGTACGTGACGAACTGCTGTGGGTCTTCGACCTTCTCGACCACGATCGGTACGCCGGCATCGCGCGCCACGGCCTCGACGAGCGCCTGGGTGTTGCGGCAGTTCGCGCACCCGATTCCCAGCACCTTTACTTCAGTCACGATGAATCTCCTTGTCACAGCACGGCGTTGAACACGTAGCCCACGAGCAGAATGCCCGCGGCCACCACGCCGACGAAGGTGGCGATGAGGGGCGTCTTGAGCACTTTCCTCAAGATGACCAGCTCAGGTAGCGAGAGCGCGATGACGCTCATCATGAACGCCAGCACCGTGCCGAGCGCTGCGCCCTTGGCCAGCAAGGCCTGCACCACCGGGATGACACCGGCGGCGTTGCTGTACATCGGCACGCCGACGAGGACGGCCAGCGGCACGCTCCACC harbors:
- a CDS encoding OsmC family protein, which gives rise to MSATGTPLTYQVSARRIDAHGSEASCKRASLALDTDLAGRDDAFNPAELLLAALAACMLKGIERVAPMLKFELRGVDVRVQGIRHDAPPHMARIDYEIRVDTDESDHRLELLHANVKKYGTVFNTVAPGTQLSGTLVRAG
- a CDS encoding thioredoxin family protein — its product is MTEVKVLGIGCANCRNTQALVEAVARDAGVPIVVEKVEDPQQFVTYGVMRTPGVVVNGQLVHAGGVPSREKVEGWFRTVATP